The Larimichthys crocea isolate SSNF chromosome X, L_crocea_2.0, whole genome shotgun sequence genome segment TATCAATCACCAGAAAATTAACCCATCATCCAGCCAGTGGTCAATTTTCCACTTTTAAGAAATTCACTGAGTAATATGTGTGTTCGGGGACTACCGACATCTCGGAAATTTATGGTATACTGGCAGCATCAAGaacacagtaaaacattaaGCTGGGAAGGATTAAGCTGCATCACCTTAAAAACTCCAGACCGTCTTCAACAAACGCGAGTCACTTGTCTGAACGATACCTCTACATTCAGCCTCTTTGACATCAGTTTTACTTTAAAGAATTAAAAGTCACATGTCCAGGACTAATACGTGGAAGGCTAGTCCTCTTCACACATAGATAAACAGAACACGGCCAAATTCATTATTTAAGCGCTTCGAAACACTCACATTGTTTTCCAACTTCTTACTTGCACAAATAAacagttataaaaaaaaggctgaaaccAACTAAGATGACGACGTTATGGACATTACAAACTGGAAAAACTCAGCGGGATGCAAGTCACAGCGTTGATTGTATTTGTGTAGGGAATATACTTTTGTGGGTTTACTGatgataaataaagttaatagACTTGAACTTGGCGTCCCCGTTTGTGTCTTAAAATCGTTTTTTATTTCGCAAAGTTAAAAAATCGGAGCGTGACGCTTCACGATACAAAGTTTGTTTGGAATCTGATGCGGCATTCAATCGTTCTACAAAACAAGTCGTTATCCGATATACAACAGTTGTTGAATAAATGGTGACACTTTGTTCCTTCTCATGTACATCAACCATCTGCTGAGTCACCtcatcacagcacacacatactgactTTTCCTGTGGCCAGAGGGATTATTAAACGAGATTGACGTGCTGCCATTCATAACCAAGATGCATTCACAGCTTCGATCGCCCGTACCGTCTTCGGTTTCTTGCCAGCAGCTGAAAGCTCCAGGTTGATGTGGGTTGAACTCCCTGACAGTGTTCCCACCCGGGGCCCCTTGCGATCACCGTCCGGCCTATCAACCTCAAACACCTCAACTcgactgtaaacacacaaaaaaagggaaggtAAGACCGTTTtgacacagtttaaaaaacaaacaaacacatgaaagtTGTTGGGGTTATCCATCTGTACCCTTGTCGGGGATGTCACAGTCGGGCTGCTGGAGAATGGTCTTCATTCTGTAGAGAGAGACCAGTGAGTGTTTTATGTGTGCCACCTTTTAAAATATTGACCAAAGCATACGGTTACATCTGCGGAGTTGCATCAGGGCCTGGCTGACACGACGCTGTACATCAAAAACAGCCACAGGAgaacagttttaaaaacactttctgaGCAACATGTGGTCACCACAGAGCTGACATGAGCAGCTGATCGAATGCTAACGCAAAGCTCATCAGGCACAGACATGTGGACAATCGTAAAAATAATCTACACAACATATTaatgtgtgtaaacacagaTGTGACTATGAAAAACAACTGTAATGTGTTTAAACACCGCCGCGGACGTTATCACGGACGAGCGCCGCGTAAGGCCGGGCCTCGAAACTCCAACAAAACCACTAATAAATCTGTGAGTTAGTGCTAAAATAAGCGCGTGTAGGAAATATAACACCGTCCGCGTGGAACCGGTCAAGATGAAGTCAAAAACTGTTTAATTGACGCGAGGAAGTGAGATTAAAGCCCGAGCGATTAGTCTCCGCCGTCCTCAACCTCAGGCCGGtagcagaggaaggaggaggagggaacgTCCACCCGACGCTGTTGTAAGAGCAACGTACGGACGTCATCGAGGCGTAAAGACGATcgagggattttttttttttttttaatattatttattatagtaGATATAATTTAAGGTGGGTGTGTCGGTTAGAGGGTAAGAGAAAAAATTTAGAagtagttttaaaaatgtatcttgtaaaaagaacaaacacatactgacgtttttttttttttttttttacgtcgCCCGTTTAGCTTTGCTGCTTCACTGTCCTAGTGTAAAGCCCGAATTTGCGGGTAAGCCGAGTGGGAAAAACCGTtaaaagcctttttaaaaaatgttttatgtatataaaaaacaacTCTTAAGTTCAAGAGACAAAAAGGTCCAGTCTCACCTTTTGTCTCTACACATCTATGCTGGTTGCTCGTCCCCTCCCCGTCGCTTCCTCCTTCTCCGAGCGTCAAACCTGTCAGTCCTCTATCTATGCTGCCCACCTCTTCCCACAGCCCCTGAACGCCTCACCGCGCCCTTGTTTAATGACATCTAATGTGAGCTCACTGAAAGTCATGGCGCTGTTGTAGAGCACGTACTACGTCATCCGCGGCGTGTAAAAGACGATCGAGGGaatttttgttgtaaaaaatatatatatttatttagagtTAATATAATTAATAGTGTCGGTTAGAGgtgtaagagaaaaaaaggtagaaattagtgttaaatatttatctgtaaaaaatataaaacaaacaccaacggacgtttttttttttttgtttttttttttttacggtcgGGGCCGTTTAAGCTTTGGCTGCGTTCACTGTCCCTATTGTAAAGCCCGGAATTACGGGTAGCCGAGTGGAAAACCCTTTTAAAAAGCCtttaaaaagtgtatttatGTAGATAAAAACAACTATTAGAGTTTAAATCCTCATCTGTTGTTCTTCGTACGGACATCTGATGCTGGTTGCTCGTCCCCCCCCCCGTCCGCTTCCGCCTTACTCCGAGCGTCTAACCTGTCAGCCCTCTATCTACTGGCCCACTCTTCCCACAGCCCCTGAACGCCTCACCGCCCTCGGCCATTGTGATGACTGAAGTCATGGCGCTTGCTCAAGCGGAGCCTTGCATGTGAGCTGCTcgtttcttttcttcacaaaCCATCTATGGCGAGCCCCCAGATGTGTCCCACATGTGAGTTATGACACTGGGCCGCTCAGTGTTCTCCAACAACCGAACGTATGCGAAGTTAAATACAGGCTACCGTTGGTCGGCACCGGCCTTGTCCACGGGCCTTGATGGCGCATGTTTTTGTAAGTCAGCGCAGAGACCCTGAACGAACCCTCAGCCCTTCCTCCTGCAGAAGTTACAGCACCAGCACCCTGTCCAGCTGCGGACAAGTCTCCAACGGAGCGCGCCGCACAAGAAGCACTTCTGGGCGACGGAGGGACCCGACATGGGAGACGTCATTTTTCAGGGGAGCTGTCGGAGAAAAGCAAGTTGGGCCGAGTACGAGGCAActtgaagagagagaaggggagagaggtgAGACAGCTTGAGCGCACAGAAGGGGAGACGCTTTGGTGTTGTGACAGAGTTCAGAGAGCGCTTGAGACAGATCGCTCGATGTCAATGCtctaaaacacagcagccattaAGTTTACAATGACATCATCCTCCAccccctctctgcctctgtttgtAAAAACTCAGGGGGTGTGGGGCCTCTAATATGCCAATTTTTTACCAAACTAATGTCTGATGTCttggtttttatgtttttcaaaacCATTTAAACATAGCTAAATATTAATGCATGTAACGCTAGATATGCACCACTACTTCCTAATTATCTTACATCTTTCccacttttgttttatgtgttaattcctttaaaaacacattcatgctTTCGggttcaggtttcaggtttctTATTTGGGCTCCACCAGAAGAATTTGtcttataatataatatacgATAATAgtactataatataatataatatactacaGCCGATAGCGGGGTAGGCCCGCACTTGGTTTTTCTCCCCCCTGCTCCTACCGCCCTCTCCGTCCAGCATTCGCAAAAGCATTCAACATCACCACACATCAATCCCTCCCTCCCGTACACCCCAGTGCCATACCAAGCACATTCACATACCTGTACACTCGCATCTAATCAGTTGTTATTTAATCAAGTATGGCAAACGGAGAAGGAGGTTGTTGTGATTGTCACGGGGTTAGACCACAAAAACATGTGCATGCTTATATCTTATATTAGAGTAgattaatactttatttatcccacaacgggggGAATTAACTTGTGACAGCATCAGAAAGTGGTAATGGTACCTACAGAAGTAGAATTCCAAAGAAAAGGGCAGAAAACCCAGAGaataaacaagacagaaaaatctatacctacacaataaacaacgAAAAACATCACCTTCAAACGACAACAGTACGGCTGAGGATAAAAttggcatgatatataaaaaagtatgttgtaatgtaaatgactcatgatacaaataatagtACAAAAgaagtgaccatgatataaagAATAACCCAggaatacattttgaaaaagaCTATGTGGTCTTTATACACTACTATCCAGTCGATATATTCGTGTACTGtatttttgtgtatgtatatgtacactAGTTATTGCTGTGTACTGCATATTATGGTCTCTTGCTGTTCTATGACCGGCTGCGTCTTCCTCCGGGCTGAAGACGAGATCCCATCGGAAAAACTACAACAAGCTGAAAAAGACACACGTAGAGGACTCAACCTTCACGACGGTAAGTTTACGACAGGTGACAAGTTACAGACGTGAGCGGAGAAACAGGAGGAGTGGGACTATATGTCAAACTCTGCACTAGGCCCGTATCCCGTTCTTAAAGACTTTCTGTTTTCCGTTTCTTCCTCAGTGTTTGAGGAGGGCGGTGTCCGAACATCGGGGAATTTTGGAGGAGAGAGTAAGCCAACAGCCACCGCCACCATCATGGTAAGTCTCCTGGCATGCTTGTACTCTGGCGGTGACACTATTACTACCAGTAATTATAGTACAAAAGAAAATCTTCAATCCACACacatctctttcctccttttgtAATAGCTGTGGGGGACACCGTGTATCCCGTGGGTGCAGGTCTGTCTATAAAGAAAAGCGGCCTTAAGGCTCCACCTCTGGACCAGACGAGCCCTTACAACACGGCCAGGCCAACGCAAGCCCCGGGGGCGGGACAAAAAGTGGTTCTCACCTCAGTCGACAGAGACGGTAACACTTCCTAACCAGTGTATCTGCCCTCATTTCCTTCACAGGGGCAACTTGGCTCACACACAACTCTCAAAGCCAGAAGAGAACGTGCTGTAAGCATTTATTAACCCCCTTACTGCACAGATTCATGGCAACAACTTCTGGATGAGCTGAGTGTGGGAGGTCCCTACGTGTAGTAAAGGTCTGGACAGTGAGTAAACATTTTCgactgtgagacacacacacagcgaggaACAGACGAGTAAGCTTGCAGTTAAACGCCATCAGAATTAAATACAACATGCCACATGATCTGAGGCGTTTCTTCCCCCGTCTTCTGCGTTCCGGGTCtgcaaaacaataaattcatagtatatatattatattttccaAATCAAGCCTTTGACACAGTGTCCTCGGTAAAAGGTTTGCAAGAACTATAAATGTCCACAAATGCATAATAAACTCAGTGGGGTTACGGGtcctctttgttttgcagaGACTCTGAATGGAGGAGCGGCACACTTGGCGAAAGAAGACCGGTCTCCAACCTGAAGGACAGGTATAATCCATCCTGTACTTTTGGACTGATCTGGTGTTTTCTATCTCTTCCATTCTGTTCCAAGTGAATAAAGCCAAGCTCTCTTGTCGTCTCATGAAGGACCCTCAGAGCTAGTTGAATGTCCTGACGCCTGATTTTCGTGGTGACctgcagaggtggaagaagagcGCCCTGTCTGGTTTAGACGTGTACGCCCATAATTGGAGACAGTCCGAGAGCTGCGAGGTACGTGACCAGACAACCAACCGGTGGCCTCTGTGGTTGACCAGCTTCTTTATGTGGTCCGGCGGAGTTCCCTGAGCTTGTAAAGATGCTAAATGATCAAGGGTAGAAGCTGAAACATCTAATGTCCTGTTCCAAACTTAAGACAGAACAGTCTGACTTTGCAAAGCTCCTGCCACAGAGGGACATCAGTCCTAGGCAGCATGCACAGTAATACAACGTATTAACCAAGCAGGTGGTAGAGGAAGCCATTTTTCCCCTGTTACCTGTCAATGCTTCACCCTTTGGTGTGTGTCTTGTcagtctgtctcacctgtttcCAGACACGGTGCGTGACCCCAGAGCGAACTTCGACCAATCTCTGAGCGTCCTGAAGCACGCTAAGAGGTCAAAAAAACCACCGTGCTCACCAAGACGTCCATCATGCTCGGACTGGGGAGACCGACCAGCAGATACTCCAACACTTTTGGCTGGTGTGCACAGCTCGCCACCaactacacacagacataccTGTACAAATGTTAAAGTTGTTTAAAGTTTTCCTCCTGAGCGCGCTGTTGTGGTGATTTGCAGAGCTTGCGAGAGGCCGGAGTGGACGGTCGAACACTGGGTCAGTAAAGGCAGCCCCCAAACGCCACCTGAAGGTTGAGAACATTATCTCCTCCTGTATTAAGAAAGCACAGAAGTGAGTTTGGTGAATAATACTACCGTGATGGTGTTTTGTTTGGGTTTAGTGGAGGAATACGTCCACTCAGGGTTTTGCCCACTGGGAGAAAGTTTGGAAGGAATGGGACTTCTTTCAACAGCCAGTGGGCCGCTGGTGAGATCGTCCGACAAAGCAGTGAGAGAAAACGCACGTCATCCTGCACAGTCCATGACTAACAAGCTGAGGACGTCCCAGTTTAATGCCATGACGTACAGGACTACTTTATTCTCGCCACTGCACGAATATTGTAACAAAACAACTGACTCAAGAGTTTTAAAATCACAGATTTCCATGCTTACCCTCTAGTGTTATTGTAAACtcgcagatgtttttttttctttcttcgtCATGTTGGAAGACATCTTCTTTAAAACATCTGCCAGTCACAATACAATGTTGGTGAagcatattttagtttattCGAAACTTCAGCAAGCATTAAACGTCTCTCTAGAACGTGTCATGGACACCGGAGCATGTTCCGTTTTCTTCAGGAGAAAGTAGTGAAAGGAAAAGTGgattatcttattttttaatgcGTTGTGTCCTTTCCTCTTTGCAGGCGCGTTCTCCTGAAAAAATCTCCTGAAACCAGAAAACGAGTCAAGATAGCAAAGAAAAGCACCAACCAGCAGCTTCTTCCCGACCTAGAACCACGCACACATCGAATGTCACAGATTTAACTCCGCAAGCTTCGTCAGCCGAAGCACAGGAGACACGTTTCAGTTAAAAGTAgcaacaaagtttaaaaataggCAGTGTATTAAATAAGGGGTAAGAAGTGACATTAATGTGACTACAGCCTTTGCACTTGTCTTCTTACTGTTTTACCTGGGACAACCCCGGAGGGGGCTGCAGTGTAGGGGAGGGGTGAAAGCGAACAAGCCGCGTTATAAGGCCTGAAGATATGGAGATGCTGTCCGTGTCCCTCCTGCTAGAATACAAGCTGCTGTTTGCAGAAGTTAATTGTCTGTAGTCTCCTGCAACTCAGGGGCAGGGGGCCCTAAATCATGAAATCCTTCCTCCCGGGGGCACCAGAGTTCAGGCGAAGAGCTACTGACCTTTAACCGTAACCACGTGTTGCGCTTCAGGGCTCTCTGATGTCGGCTGCGTCGGACGGATGATTTAATGGGTTATGGATCTGCCAGCGGCTTCAAGAGAAATgagcataacaacaacaaacaaatgtacaGTGTGATGAGATTTGTTAACTTTATATGACAGTAGAAAAAGAGCGATGTGAGCCCTTATTGGACTGAAGAGTACTCTTGATGTCTCTGTATCGGCTCAAACTGGATCTTTTAAGGTAATAAACTTGTGTGGTGATTGTGAGCAAGTTTACACACTGAACAAAGCTAAtcaataaaatgtacatttaatatttaaagaattAAACTCTCCAGCACACATGTGcagcttttttgttgtcctgaTTTCTGACTGAAcggcagaaaaaataaataaaaggacacgattcacatttttattgcattttttttaaaagtcactgATGCACAGGAATAATACTGATTGACATACAgttcatttataaaaaaatattttttaaaaaatagtctAGACCCAGGGGAAggactcaaaagaaaaaaaaaacggcctATGCAGGAAAATGATCTCATTTTTCCACATAAGAAAAGTCAATTTGAATGCAAAATAGATACATTTATGCTGTGCAAGTCAAAATTAACTTTTTACActgtcatttttacatgatGCTTAATACCCATCATACTCAGAGCTACCCAAAACATGAATGTATaaggatttttaaaataactcagtttctttctttttaagcaTACAGCTCGAATTAATTTgcataaaatacattaattttACTATtcacaacagcaaaacaaccGGGGGTTTCAAACTCAACACTCTATCAGGAGTTTCACTCACAGATTTTAAAGCACATAAACCATAAGGTCTTCTGACATTAATAATACTCCGACCTGTTAGAGTTCACATACCGACTAAAGAGAAGAGTACAGGGCTCATTTATAATGTACATTGATCGTAACTCACCGGAATCAATCGTTCCAACAGTAATATACTCTCTTctcttttacagtttttttaatgactttatgtTTAATGACATTGCAATTCTAActgttcctctttcttctctctcttttatatcATCTAACTCACAACACCACATGCATCGGTCCGAGGGGACTCGCAGAGATGGGCACCAAAGGTAAcaggcacacacctgtcagcTTTTCACTCACTGAAAAAAAGGCTGAACAACTGCCCCACCTCTATAAAGGGACAGTAACACATATacagttttggttttctttagGAGAACATGTTTTTACTACTGCTCCACTCGGTGGTAAAAGAGAGTCATGAATTTTTACATTTGAGGGAAACATCTAGAACATAATACATCATGTAAAGATGCTTTTTCAAAgccactacatatatatatatatatattgttctaaatagatggttacttgtttacatatgttgtttttgtttgtttgtttccccctgggattattacagtatttttgattctgattttgatatatatatacacacacacacacacacacacacacacagttatgttCATAATAAtagcagtgtgtttaaaaaggtGAGTGAACCTCAAAATtgtattttgaaaaacacaaatgcttCGGGGACGCTGCACATTCTATTTTAAAGCAAGAaaattgggattttttttttttttgaatttgATAATATGTTACATAAAGTCCAgaaatataatgtttaaaaaaatagcaGTGTTGACATATTTCTTTACAAACTCAACAATGTACTGTATAAACTAAGAAATGCTTGAAGATTCAACTTTCCTGAGAATCATAAACTAATATTTAAGTTGCATAACCAGCGTTTCTGATAACTGCTTCACATCTGTGGTACATGGAGTCGACCAACTTCTGGCACCGGTCAACAGGTAATGTAGCCCAGGACAATTGTACTACGTTCCACAATTCCTCTGCATTTCTTGGTTTTGCCTCAtgaacagcattttatttttaatgcagtgtAGAAGTTGAAATTCTaacaaaaacagtgatttaTTTGCTAGTTATGTGGGACAGATACACACTTTTCTacatcaaataaaactgaaacaaatatgAAAGAGCAGGGTGAAACCATCAAAACAATATACACTAACAACACTTTAATTAGAAGTCATTAtctatgtgtgtatctgtgggAATGTTTGAACTGTTGGTTCAGTGGTTGGatttattaaatttaaatgacaGCACCTCTCCATGAATTTTGTGTAGGATATACTTTAGTGTGCGTTTACTGAGCTGTGTCTGAAATAAAGTTAAGATGACTTgaactttgtgtctgtttgcgtcttgaattgttttattttgtcagcaGAAGTTAAATCAGAGTGATGTTTCACAGATACAAACTTTTTTATATAATCTGAAGTGGCTTTCGTGTTCTGTGACCTATCATCATAACTTCTATCATCCATACATTTTTATCTATACACAAAAGATCGAaacactgatcatctgattagtggacgactcgctctgcctcctgagccacagccaccttgcgctggtgttttatttaaaaatcaaataaaactagGAGGATCTTTCTTGAGAAGCAGCTGGATTAAGTAACTTTCACTACCTTTAAACTGACCCGACACAGTGGATTAATCACTGTTATAATACTGAACTGTGTTGACGCGTGCAGACTGTAACGCAGCCCATTTACTAAATTCATTTAGAGATGCTGCTACATGAGCAAAGTGacaaaaagaagcagaggacAGATTAATTGGAAAagatggtgtttttttaattggtcATAACAGGACAGGGTGAACATTTATTCGACATCTTGTTCGACCACGGTGGTTTTCTCGCTGACGTAGATGCCGTCCAGGAACTTCCTGATGTCCTTATTTCTGACCGTGGTGGCCTGCTGGATCAAGGCCGctgaaaagaaacaagagaCGAGTGTGAAGGGAGAGACCGGACACGAGCACGACGACAACACTGAAATAACTCAGATGTTAGAGACATGCAGTGGTTAGtgttaaaagacaaacagttcAATATTAGACTAGATTCATTAAGAaaaattgacagaaaatgaaatattttgattgtttatcatcatttttcatgcaaCAACGCCAAACCAGCTTCAATAGCACATAacgttaaaataaaatgtgctggCACAAAACATAATTgcaaacatcagacagaaacaggTCTTTGCACAGCCACAAAGACCACAGTGTCAGGaacatgcagagaaaacagacGGAGGCTCCGGCGGCGGCGGCGTCTAACCTCTACGAGTGCAGATGTGACTTTTACTGATCCGGCTCCACTACTGTTCCCTTCTCAGACACGTAAATACCGTCCAAGAACTTTCTGATATCCTTATTTTTGACTGTGGTGGCCTGTTGGAtcagagcagctggaacagagAGAGGGTCGGGGTGATGAGCAACACgtcacacacagatcacaatCACAACTACAGACAGAGGTTTGAGGAGAGTCAGACACAGGGAGGGAGGTTCACTTCAACAATGAGTTAAAAAGGTACAGTGAAGCTGCACAGACGagataataaaaactaaactgagGTACAGTGGTGGTGTTCAGAGGGTCGTGAGGTGGTAAACTATTTTATTTAGCCAACTCTTGTTCATTTATGTTTGGGGTGTGTTTATCCTCTTTGCGTCTTCCTCTTGAAAATAGCGAtcctcttttactttttacttcaaGTGTCCGCAACTCTGCACATTAGTTAAACTTTCCCAGCGAGTTACgagttcagtttgtttcactGCGAACGGTAACAAGCCAAATAAAGTTCGGAAACCTCAGACTTCAGTCAGAAATATTATTACCAGTGCTGAAATTAACTGAATGTTACCAAAGACATTTAACTTTAGAAGAAtctgttttaaattttaaaaacatcactaTGGTACTGAGGAAGAGTATTACTAGAAGTATACAGGCATGATGTATCGACTCGTGTTGACAGTTCAGGGATATTTGGGGCTCTACGTGAAGACAGGATTAACTACAACAGCACTGATGTAACACTGGTTAGGTGCTATAGAAATCTCTACAGGGAGGCAGCAGCCCTCTGCCACCAACAGACTTCCTGATGTCCACTCAGTCACCCTTTGATAGAAACATCTTTGCTTATGAAATGAATCTGAAACAATCCGCAGCTTCTTAGTGGAGGACAGAAAAATAACTGGGCGATGTAgaacagctgtaaaaaaaaaaaaggagacgtTGTTTACCTGAGTTTGACACCAGCTCAATGTCGTTCCCCTCCAGGATCAGCTCGTCCTTCTGGGCAGCGGAGACGGCACAGTTCACACCTGAGCGACGAGAAAACTCGTTATTTCACCGATCACAACGGGACGAAACAGATTGCACTGACAGAAAATGCAGTAATTAGAGTACTTCAGTAATCTGGTAACCAACATATGAATTCCTGATTTATCAAGTGTTTTATTGAAGAGCTACAATTAAACAGAAAGTTTGAATTTAATGTCGTTCTGTGATAGTTTATTGAACATCTTTTGATCATCACTTCACATTTCTGATCTCTCTGATCATCGCTACGCATTATTCAGCGGACTCACCGTTCCTCATACGGACACGGCGGATGTACTTCTCTCCCAGGAAGTTCCTGATCTCCACCAGAGTTCCAGTCTCCTGGATGACGACGTTGATGGGGAAATGGGCGTACACAGAGCGCATTTTGTACCGGAAACCCTGCAGGCGGACGGAGGCGAGACGGGAGATGAAGTCAAACAATAAAGCAGTTAAAAAAGAGGCACGCCGCAGAAATCACGACTGCACTAATCCCAGCATAAAGGCCGGGCACAGAGCGTATTACAGCAGCTGGACGTGGTCAGTCGGCCGTTGTACTCACCAAAGTGACCCCCTTGATCATGTTCTGGACGTGGCTGCAGATGGTGCGGACTGTGGCCAGCTCCTTCCTGTTACCCCACCATTTATCTACACGAAGCTGAGGAAGGCAGTAGAGACACTTAGATAAAACTGTACAATAACACTGACGTATCAATCACCAGAAAATTAACCATCATCCAGCCAGTGAGTCAATTTTCCACTTTTAGAAATCACTGaataatctgtgtgtttggGACTCCGACATCTCTGGGATAATTTATGGTATAACTACATCaagaaacacagtaaacattaaaCTGGAGGATTAAGCTGCATCACCTACAAACTCCAGATCATCTTCAACAAACAGCGAGTCACTTTTCTGAACGTTACGCTCTACATTCAGCTCTTTGACATCAGTTTTACTTTAAGAATTAAAAGGTCACATTCAGGACGAATACGTGGAGCTATTCCTGCTTCACATAGGATACAGAACACGGCCAAATTCAGTATTTTAAGCACATCGTTTT includes the following:
- the rpl9 gene encoding large ribosomal subunit protein uL6 produces the protein MKTILSSQTVDIPDKVEVRLKGRTVIVKGPRGKLVREFNHINLELSLLGKKQKKLRVDKWWGNRKELATVRTICSHVQNMIKGVTLGFRYKMRSVYAHFPINVVIQETGTLVEIRNFLGEKYIRRVRMRNGVNCAVSAAQKDELILEGNDIELVSNSAALIQQATTVKNKDIRKFLDGIYVSEKGTVVEPDQ